In the Bos taurus isolate L1 Dominette 01449 registration number 42190680 breed Hereford chromosome 21, ARS-UCD2.0, whole genome shotgun sequence genome, one interval contains:
- the NEIL1 gene encoding endonuclease 8-like 1 isoform X2, whose protein sequence is MEQGRDRAGAVAKPVDFLPIPIDHAPSDPLGSPLKTGSDIATSLEAHLAQPAVILPTGPGHPSHRMPEGPELHLASHFVNEACRELVFGGCVEKSPVSRNPEVPFESSAYSISALARGKELRLTLSPLPGAQPHREPLALVFRFGMTGSFQLVPSDALPPHAHLRFYTAPPGPRLALCFVDIRRFGRWDLGGEWQPGRGPCVLLEYEQFRENVLRNLADKAFDRPICEALLDQRFFNGIGNYLRAEILYRLRIPPFEKARTVLEALQQRRPSPELTLSQKIRAKLQNPDLLELCHSVPKEVVQLGGKGYGSESGEEDFAAFRAWLQCYSTPGMSSLRDRHGRTIWFQGDPGPLAPKGGKSRKKSSQEAQQGPEDRVEDPPSPNKAPSRTRRAQRGLPKQTTAQVPEGTSLQQDPEAPPVPDKGKRRRRPATSGRHRTQKIKADTPSLEPEGTSAS, encoded by the exons atggagcaGGGGAGGGACAGAGCAGGGGCTGTGGCCAAGCCAGTTGATTTCCTGCCAATTCCCATTGACCATGCCCCCTCTGACCCTCTGGGCTCGCCTCTGAAAACTGGGAGTGATATTGCCACCTCACTGGAGGCACACCTGGCCCAACCTGCTGTCATCCTCCCCACAGGGCCTGGCCACCCCTCCCACAGAATGCCCGAGGGCCCTGAACTGCATCTGGCCAGCCACTTTGTGAACGAGGCATGCAGGGAGTTGGTCTTTGGCGGGTGTGTGGAGAAGTCACCCGTCAGCCGCAACCCTGAGGTACCCTTTGAGAGCAGCGCCTACAGCATCTCTGCTTTGGCCCGCGGCAAGGAGCTGCGCCTGACCCTGAGCCCCCTGCCTGGGGCCCAGCCCCACCGGGAGCCACTGGCCCTTGTCTTCCGCTTTGGCATGACTGGCTCCTTCCAGCTGGTGCCCAGCGATGCACTGCCACCCCACGCCCACCTGCGGTTTTACACAGCTCCACCTGGCCCCCGACTTGCCCTCTGCTTTGTGGACATCCGCCGATTCGGCCGCTGGGACCTCGGGGGCGAGTGGCAGCCAGGCCGCGGGCCGTGTGTCTTGCTGGAGTATGAGCAGTTCAG GGAGAATGTGTTACGAAACCTAGCAGACAAGGCCTTTGACCGGCCCATCTGTGAGGCCCTGCTGGACCAGAGGTTCTTTAATGGCATCGGCAACTATCTGCGGGCGGAGATCCTGTACCG GCTGAGGATCCCCCCCTTCGAGAAGGCCCGCACAGTTCTGGAGGCCCTGCAGCAGCGCAGGCCG AGCCCGGAGCTGACCCTGAGCCAGAAGATTAGGGCCAAGCTGCAGAACCCTGACCTGCTGGAGCTGTGCCACTCGGTGCCCAAGGAAGTGGTCCAGCTGG GGGGCAAAGGCTACGGGTCGGAGAGCGGGGAGGAGGACTTTGCTGCCTTCCGAGCCTGGCTGCAGtgttacagcacaccaggcatgaGCTCCCTGCGGGACCGGCATGGCCGCACCATCTGGTTCCAG GGGGATCCTGGACCCCTGGCACCCAAAG GGGGCAAGTCCCGCAAGAAGTCGTCCCAGGAAGCACAGCAGGGTCCTGAGGACAGAGTGGAG GACCCTCCATCTCCAAACAAAGCCCCTTCAAGGACACGGAGGGCACAGAGAGGCCTTCCTAAACAGACTACAGCTCAGGTGCCCGAGGGGACCAGCCTCCAACAGGACCCAGAAGCCCCCCCGGTCCCTGACAAAGGGAAAAGAAGGAGGCGGCCAGCAACCTCAG GCCGCCACAGAACCCAGAAGATCAAGGCTGACACCCCATCCTTGGAGCCTGAGGGGACCTCAGCCTCCTAG
- the NEIL1 gene encoding endonuclease 8-like 1 isoform X1 has product MEQGRDRAGAVAKPVDFLPIPIDHAPSDPLGSPLKTGSDIATSLEAHLAQPAVILPTGPGHPSHRMPEGPELHLASHFVNEACRELVFGGCVEKSPVSRNPEVPFESSAYSISALARGKELRLTLSPLPGAQPHREPLALVFRFGMTGSFQLVPSDALPPHAHLRFYTAPPGPRLALCFVDIRRFGRWDLGGEWQPGRGPCVLLEYEQFRENVLRNLADKAFDRPICEALLDQRFFNGIGNYLRAEILYRLRIPPFEKARTVLEALQQRRPSPELTLSQKIRAKLQNPDLLELCHSVPKEVVQLGGKGYGSESGEEDFAAFRAWLQCYSTPGMSSLRDRHGRTIWFQGDPGPLAPKGGKSRKKSSQEAQQGPEDRVEGSSRPCVFSTQDPPSPNKAPSRTRRAQRGLPKQTTAQVPEGTSLQQDPEAPPVPDKGKRRRRPATSGRHRTQKIKADTPSLEPEGTSAS; this is encoded by the exons atggagcaGGGGAGGGACAGAGCAGGGGCTGTGGCCAAGCCAGTTGATTTCCTGCCAATTCCCATTGACCATGCCCCCTCTGACCCTCTGGGCTCGCCTCTGAAAACTGGGAGTGATATTGCCACCTCACTGGAGGCACACCTGGCCCAACCTGCTGTCATCCTCCCCACAGGGCCTGGCCACCCCTCCCACAGAATGCCCGAGGGCCCTGAACTGCATCTGGCCAGCCACTTTGTGAACGAGGCATGCAGGGAGTTGGTCTTTGGCGGGTGTGTGGAGAAGTCACCCGTCAGCCGCAACCCTGAGGTACCCTTTGAGAGCAGCGCCTACAGCATCTCTGCTTTGGCCCGCGGCAAGGAGCTGCGCCTGACCCTGAGCCCCCTGCCTGGGGCCCAGCCCCACCGGGAGCCACTGGCCCTTGTCTTCCGCTTTGGCATGACTGGCTCCTTCCAGCTGGTGCCCAGCGATGCACTGCCACCCCACGCCCACCTGCGGTTTTACACAGCTCCACCTGGCCCCCGACTTGCCCTCTGCTTTGTGGACATCCGCCGATTCGGCCGCTGGGACCTCGGGGGCGAGTGGCAGCCAGGCCGCGGGCCGTGTGTCTTGCTGGAGTATGAGCAGTTCAG GGAGAATGTGTTACGAAACCTAGCAGACAAGGCCTTTGACCGGCCCATCTGTGAGGCCCTGCTGGACCAGAGGTTCTTTAATGGCATCGGCAACTATCTGCGGGCGGAGATCCTGTACCG GCTGAGGATCCCCCCCTTCGAGAAGGCCCGCACAGTTCTGGAGGCCCTGCAGCAGCGCAGGCCG AGCCCGGAGCTGACCCTGAGCCAGAAGATTAGGGCCAAGCTGCAGAACCCTGACCTGCTGGAGCTGTGCCACTCGGTGCCCAAGGAAGTGGTCCAGCTGG GGGGCAAAGGCTACGGGTCGGAGAGCGGGGAGGAGGACTTTGCTGCCTTCCGAGCCTGGCTGCAGtgttacagcacaccaggcatgaGCTCCCTGCGGGACCGGCATGGCCGCACCATCTGGTTCCAG GGGGATCCTGGACCCCTGGCACCCAAAG GGGGCAAGTCCCGCAAGAAGTCGTCCCAGGAAGCACAGCAGGGTCCTGAGGACAGAGTGGAG GGCTCCTCACGGCCCTGCGTCTTCTCCACCCAGGACCCTCCATCTCCAAACAAAGCCCCTTCAAGGACACGGAGGGCACAGAGAGGCCTTCCTAAACAGACTACAGCTCAGGTGCCCGAGGGGACCAGCCTCCAACAGGACCCAGAAGCCCCCCCGGTCCCTGACAAAGGGAAAAGAAGGAGGCGGCCAGCAACCTCAG GCCGCCACAGAACCCAGAAGATCAAGGCTGACACCCCATCCTTGGAGCCTGAGGGGACCTCAGCCTCCTAG
- the NEIL1 gene encoding endonuclease 8-like 1 (The RefSeq protein has 1 substitution compared to this genomic sequence): MPEGPELHLASHFVNEACRELVFGGCVEKSPVSRNPEVPFESSAYSISALARGKELRLTLSPLPGAQPHREPLALVFRFGMTGSFQLVPSDALPPHAHLRFYTAPPGPRLALCFVDIRRFGRWDLGGEWQPGRGPCVLLEYEQFRENVLRNLADKAFDRPICEALLDQRFFNGIGNYLRAEILYRLRIPPFEKARTVLEALQQRRPSPELTLSQKIRAKLQNPDLLELCHSVPKEVVQLGGKGYGSESGEEDFAAFRAWLQCYSTPGMSSLRDRHGRTIWFQGDPGPLAPKGGKSRKKKSQEAQQGPEDRVEDPPSPNKAPSRTRRAQRGLPKQTTAQVPEGTSLQQDPEAPPVPDKGKRRRRPATSGRHRTQKIKADTPSLEPEGTSAS; encoded by the exons ATGCCCGAGGGCCCTGAACTGCATCTGGCCAGCCACTTTGTGAACGAGGCATGCAGGGAGTTGGTCTTTGGCGGGTGTGTGGAGAAGTCACCCGTCAGCCGCAACCCTGAGGTACCCTTTGAGAGCAGCGCCTACAGCATCTCTGCTTTGGCCCGCGGCAAGGAGCTGCGCCTGACCCTGAGCCCCCTGCCTGGGGCCCAGCCCCACCGGGAGCCACTGGCCCTTGTCTTCCGCTTTGGCATGACTGGCTCCTTCCAGCTGGTGCCCAGCGATGCACTGCCACCCCACGCCCACCTGCGGTTTTACACAGCTCCACCTGGCCCCCGACTTGCCCTCTGCTTTGTGGACATCCGCCGATTCGGCCGCTGGGACCTCGGGGGCGAGTGGCAGCCAGGCCGCGGGCCGTGTGTCTTGCTGGAGTATGAGCAGTTCAG GGAGAATGTGTTACGAAACCTAGCAGACAAGGCCTTTGACCGGCCCATCTGTGAGGCCCTGCTGGACCAGAGGTTCTTTAATGGCATCGGCAACTATCTGCGGGCGGAGATCCTGTACCG GCTGAGGATCCCCCCCTTCGAGAAGGCCCGCACAGTTCTGGAGGCCCTGCAGCAGCGCAGGCCG AGCCCGGAGCTGACCCTGAGCCAGAAGATTAGGGCCAAGCTGCAGAACCCTGACCTGCTGGAGCTGTGCCACTCGGTGCCCAAGGAAGTGGTCCAGCTGG GGGGCAAAGGCTACGGGTCGGAGAGCGGGGAGGAGGACTTTGCTGCCTTCCGAGCCTGGCTGCAGtgttacagcacaccaggcatgaGCTCCCTGCGGGACCGGCATGGCCGCACCATCTGGTTCCAG GGGGATCCTGGACCCCTGGCACCCAAAG GGGGCAAGTCCCGCAAGAAGTCGTCCCAGGAAGCACAGCAGGGTCCTGAGGACAGAGTGGAG GACCCTCCATCTCCAAACAAAGCCCCTTCAAGGACACGGAGGGCACAGAGAGGCCTTCCTAAACAGACTACAGCTCAGGTGCCCGAGGGGACCAGCCTCCAACAGGACCCAGAAGCCCCCCCGGTCCCTGACAAAGGGAAAAGAAGGAGGCGGCCAGCAACCTCAG GCCGCCACAGAACCCAGAAGATCAAGGCTGACACCCCATCCTTGGAGCCTGAGGGGACCTCAGCCTCCTAG
- the NEIL1 gene encoding endonuclease 8-like 1 isoform X3 — MPEGPELHLASHFVNEACRELVFGGCVEKSPVSRNPEVPFESSAYSISALARGKELRLTLSPLPGAQPHREPLALVFRFGMTGSFQLVPSDALPPHAHLRFYTAPPGPRLALCFVDIRRFGRWDLGGEWQPGRGPCVLLEYEQFRENVLRNLADKAFDRPICEALLDQRFFNGIGNYLRAEILYRLRIPPFEKARTVLEALQQRRPSPELTLSQKIRAKLQNPDLLELCHSVPKEVVQLGGKGYGSESGEEDFAAFRAWLQCYSTPGMSSLRDRHGRTIWFQGDPGPLAPKGGKSRKKSSQEAQQGPEDRVEGSSRPCVFSTQDPPSPNKAPSRTRRAQRGLPKQTTAQVPEGTSLQQDPEAPPVPDKGKRRRRPATSGRHRTQKIKADTPSLEPEGTSAS; from the exons ATGCCCGAGGGCCCTGAACTGCATCTGGCCAGCCACTTTGTGAACGAGGCATGCAGGGAGTTGGTCTTTGGCGGGTGTGTGGAGAAGTCACCCGTCAGCCGCAACCCTGAGGTACCCTTTGAGAGCAGCGCCTACAGCATCTCTGCTTTGGCCCGCGGCAAGGAGCTGCGCCTGACCCTGAGCCCCCTGCCTGGGGCCCAGCCCCACCGGGAGCCACTGGCCCTTGTCTTCCGCTTTGGCATGACTGGCTCCTTCCAGCTGGTGCCCAGCGATGCACTGCCACCCCACGCCCACCTGCGGTTTTACACAGCTCCACCTGGCCCCCGACTTGCCCTCTGCTTTGTGGACATCCGCCGATTCGGCCGCTGGGACCTCGGGGGCGAGTGGCAGCCAGGCCGCGGGCCGTGTGTCTTGCTGGAGTATGAGCAGTTCAG GGAGAATGTGTTACGAAACCTAGCAGACAAGGCCTTTGACCGGCCCATCTGTGAGGCCCTGCTGGACCAGAGGTTCTTTAATGGCATCGGCAACTATCTGCGGGCGGAGATCCTGTACCG GCTGAGGATCCCCCCCTTCGAGAAGGCCCGCACAGTTCTGGAGGCCCTGCAGCAGCGCAGGCCG AGCCCGGAGCTGACCCTGAGCCAGAAGATTAGGGCCAAGCTGCAGAACCCTGACCTGCTGGAGCTGTGCCACTCGGTGCCCAAGGAAGTGGTCCAGCTGG GGGGCAAAGGCTACGGGTCGGAGAGCGGGGAGGAGGACTTTGCTGCCTTCCGAGCCTGGCTGCAGtgttacagcacaccaggcatgaGCTCCCTGCGGGACCGGCATGGCCGCACCATCTGGTTCCAG GGGGATCCTGGACCCCTGGCACCCAAAG GGGGCAAGTCCCGCAAGAAGTCGTCCCAGGAAGCACAGCAGGGTCCTGAGGACAGAGTGGAG GGCTCCTCACGGCCCTGCGTCTTCTCCACCCAGGACCCTCCATCTCCAAACAAAGCCCCTTCAAGGACACGGAGGGCACAGAGAGGCCTTCCTAAACAGACTACAGCTCAGGTGCCCGAGGGGACCAGCCTCCAACAGGACCCAGAAGCCCCCCCGGTCCCTGACAAAGGGAAAAGAAGGAGGCGGCCAGCAACCTCAG GCCGCCACAGAACCCAGAAGATCAAGGCTGACACCCCATCCTTGGAGCCTGAGGGGACCTCAGCCTCCTAG
- the NEIL1 gene encoding endonuclease 8-like 1 isoform X4, translating into MEQGRDRAGAVAKPVDFLPIPIDHAPSDPLGSPLKTGSDIATSLEAHLAQPAVILPTGPGHPSHRMPEGPELHLASHFVNEACRELVFGGCVEKSPVSRNPEVPFESSAYSISALARGKELRLTLSPLPGAQPHREPLALVFRFGMTGSFQLVPSDALPPHAHLRFYTAPPGPRLALCFVDIRRFGRWDLGGEWQPGRGPCVLLEYEQFRENVLRNLADKAFDRPICEALLDQRFFNGIGNYLRAEILYRLRIPPFEKARTVLEALQQRRPGDPGPLAPKGGKSRKKSSQEAQQGPEDRVEGSSRPCVFSTQDPPSPNKAPSRTRRAQRGLPKQTTAQVPEGTSLQQDPEAPPVPDKGKRRRRPATSGRHRTQKIKADTPSLEPEGTSAS; encoded by the exons atggagcaGGGGAGGGACAGAGCAGGGGCTGTGGCCAAGCCAGTTGATTTCCTGCCAATTCCCATTGACCATGCCCCCTCTGACCCTCTGGGCTCGCCTCTGAAAACTGGGAGTGATATTGCCACCTCACTGGAGGCACACCTGGCCCAACCTGCTGTCATCCTCCCCACAGGGCCTGGCCACCCCTCCCACAGAATGCCCGAGGGCCCTGAACTGCATCTGGCCAGCCACTTTGTGAACGAGGCATGCAGGGAGTTGGTCTTTGGCGGGTGTGTGGAGAAGTCACCCGTCAGCCGCAACCCTGAGGTACCCTTTGAGAGCAGCGCCTACAGCATCTCTGCTTTGGCCCGCGGCAAGGAGCTGCGCCTGACCCTGAGCCCCCTGCCTGGGGCCCAGCCCCACCGGGAGCCACTGGCCCTTGTCTTCCGCTTTGGCATGACTGGCTCCTTCCAGCTGGTGCCCAGCGATGCACTGCCACCCCACGCCCACCTGCGGTTTTACACAGCTCCACCTGGCCCCCGACTTGCCCTCTGCTTTGTGGACATCCGCCGATTCGGCCGCTGGGACCTCGGGGGCGAGTGGCAGCCAGGCCGCGGGCCGTGTGTCTTGCTGGAGTATGAGCAGTTCAG GGAGAATGTGTTACGAAACCTAGCAGACAAGGCCTTTGACCGGCCCATCTGTGAGGCCCTGCTGGACCAGAGGTTCTTTAATGGCATCGGCAACTATCTGCGGGCGGAGATCCTGTACCG GCTGAGGATCCCCCCCTTCGAGAAGGCCCGCACAGTTCTGGAGGCCCTGCAGCAGCGCAGGCCG GGGGATCCTGGACCCCTGGCACCCAAAG GGGGCAAGTCCCGCAAGAAGTCGTCCCAGGAAGCACAGCAGGGTCCTGAGGACAGAGTGGAG GGCTCCTCACGGCCCTGCGTCTTCTCCACCCAGGACCCTCCATCTCCAAACAAAGCCCCTTCAAGGACACGGAGGGCACAGAGAGGCCTTCCTAAACAGACTACAGCTCAGGTGCCCGAGGGGACCAGCCTCCAACAGGACCCAGAAGCCCCCCCGGTCCCTGACAAAGGGAAAAGAAGGAGGCGGCCAGCAACCTCAG GCCGCCACAGAACCCAGAAGATCAAGGCTGACACCCCATCCTTGGAGCCTGAGGGGACCTCAGCCTCCTAG
- the COMMD4 gene encoding COMM domain-containing protein 4, translating into MRFRFCGDLDCPDWVLAEISTLAKISSVKLRLLCGQVLKDLLGGGIDYEKILKLTMDARFESGDVKATVAVLSFILSSAAKHSVDGESLSSELQQLGLPKEHAASLCRCYEEKQSSLQARLRACSLRVNRLVGVGWRVDYTLSSSLLRTVEEPLVHLRLEVAASPGAPAQPVAMSLSADKFQVLLADLKQAQTLMSNVG; encoded by the exons ATG CGGTTCCGATTCTGTGGTGACCTGGACTGTCCTGACTGGGTCCTGGCAGAGATCAGCACACTTGCCAAGATT TCCTCCGTGAAGCTGAGGCTGCTATGTGGCCAGGTGCTGAAGGACCTCCTGGGAGGGGGCATTGAC TATGAGAAGATCCTGAAGCTTACCATGGACGCCAGGTTTG AGTCAGGCGATGTGAAGGCCACGGTGGCAGTGCTGAGTTTCATCCTGTCCAGTGCAGCCAAGCACAGTGTGGATGGCGAGTCCTTGTCCAGCGAACTGCAGCAGCTGGGGCTGCCCAAAG AGCACGCGGCCAGCCTCTGTCGCTGCTACGAGGAGAAGCAGAGCTCCCTGCAGGCACGCCTGCGGGCCTGCAGCTTGCGGG TGAACAGGCTGGTAGGCGTGGGCTGGCGGGTGGACTACACCCTGAGCTCTAGCCTGCTGCGCACCGTGGAAGAGCCTTTGGTACACCTGCGGCTGGAGGTGGCCGCTTCCCCAGGTGCCCCGGCCCAGCCTGTTGCCATGTCCCTCTCAGCAGACAAGTTCCAGGTCCTCCTGGCAG ACTTAAAGCAGGCCCAGACCCTGATGAGCAACGTGGGCTGA